Genomic segment of Oceanimonas sp. GK1:
TATTGCGCCGGAATATGGCGCAGGGCGCGTTTCCATCATCCCGCTATCGCTGCCTTCACCGCCATAAATACGCCCAGGCCATCATCCCTGTTGCTCAGGGCGCACCCACCCATAAAGAGCCTGATCCAGGCCATTGTGTTTCAGTTCGTAAATAAGCGCCAGCTCGGCGCCCAGGGCGCCTTCGGGCCAGCCTTTGCGTTCCATCCAGCACAGGTAGGCCAGGGGCAGCCGCAACAGCGGCTGGCCGCGGTATTTACCATAGGGCATGGGTTTGCGAATAATGCGAAGCAACCCGGCCTGATCCAGGCCGGGCAGAACCGACTCAGCCATGCAGGCTGGCATTGATGGCCGCCAAGGCGGCGGCGGGATCCGCGGCCTGGGTAATGGGGCGACCAATCACCAGGTAGTCACTGCCCGCTTTCAGCGCCAGCTCCGGCGTCATGATACGGCGCTGATCGCCGGCCTCACTGCCCGCCGGGCGAATACCCGGGGTCACCAGTTTAAAATCCGGGCCCAACTCGCTTTTCAGCAAGCTGGCTTCCTGGGCGGAGCACACCACACCGTCGAGCCCTGCCTGCTGGGTCAGCCGCGCCAGTGCCAGCACCTGCTCGGCCGGCGAGCGCAGCACGCCGGTCTGGGTTAACTCTTCGGCGGTCATGCTGGTGAGCACGGTCACCGCAATCAGCAGGGGGGCTCGGTCACCGTAGGGTGCCAGAGCCGCCTTGGCCGCTTCCATCATGCGGCTGCCACCGCTGGCATGCACATTGACCATCCACACCCCCAGCTCGGCAGCGGCGGCCACGGCCTTGGCTACCGTGTTGGGGATATCGTGGAATTTGAGGTCCAGGAACACATCAAACCCCTGAGCCACCAGGTGGCGCACGAAGTCGGGGCCAAACAGGGTGAACATTTCCTTGCCCACTTTGAGCCGGCACTGGGTCGGACTCATTTGAGCTACCAGGGCGCGAGCCTGCTGCTCATCGGCAAAATCGAGGGCGATCAGTACCTTGGGATCGCCATTGTGTGATGTTTGCATGGATTACCTTTTCTTTTTTGTGAGGGGTGAGGAGTCAGAGGTGAGGAGAAAAACCCGGTGTTTCTCTCCCCTCACTCCTCACGCTTCACCCCTGTCGTAATTTATTCCCCGTCCAGTCCCCGTACCGGCTTGATGGTGCCCCACTGTTTACAGGACGGACACTGCCAGAACAGACTGCGGGCCGAAAATCCGCACTGGCCACAGCGATGGCTGGGTTTGGCCTTGATCTGCTCGGCCACCAGCGCCTTGAGCATCTCAAGGCTGGCTCTGGCCCTGCCATGCTCGGCATTGGCGGCGTGGTAGGACATCAGCCGGTAAAACCCCTTCATGGTAGGAGTCCGTTGCAAATGAGCAAGCACCAGTTGCTCGGCGCTGACCTGCCCTTCCCTGGCCGCCACCCGCTCCGCCAGCATCAACACCGCGGTAGCGCCACTGTCCGCCGCCACCCACTGCTCCAGCAGGCTGGTAAAGGCGTCGTCCTGCCCCAGCTGATGATAACAGTGCTGCAGGTCCGCCAGCACTTCGCTGACAAAGCCCCTATCCTGCTCAAACACTTGCTGCAGGCAAGCGGCGGCCTGGCTCCACTGGCCGGCCGCCATGTGCATGGCGCCCAGCCGCATGCTGGCGCGCACGCAGCCGGGATCGGCCTTGAGCGCCTTTTTCAAATCGGTTATGGCGCCCCTGGCATCCTGGCGCTGCCATTTCTGCTCGGCCAGCTCGCAGTAAAAATGTCCCATGGGCACCAACGCCTTGCTGCCCTGGCGTTTCTTGAGGCGGGTGGCCACCGCAATGGCCTGCTCCCAGTCCCGCAACTGCTGATAGAGGGTCATCAGCAGCTCCAGGGCATCCTGCTCGTAGTCGGGATCGTCTTTCAGCTCGCTCAGGATCTGTTCGGCCCGGTCCAGCAGGCCGGCGGCAAAAAAATCCCGGGCCAGCTCCAGCATGGCCAGGTGGCGTTGCTCCAGGGACAGGTTGGGCCGGGCAATGAGATTCTGATGAATGCGGATGGCCCTGTCCACCTCACCGCGGGTGCGGAACAGGTTGCCCAGTGCCAGGTGGGTTTCAATGGTTTCGCTGTCGACCTGCAACAGCTGAATAAAGAGGTCCACCGCCTTGTCGGGCTCGTCGGAAAGCAAAAAATTCAACCCGGCAACATATTGCCGGGAGAATTGACTGGATTGTTTCTGCACGTCCTGGCGAACGCCTCTGCGGCCCATATACCAGCCATAGGCCGCTGCCACCGGAAGCAGCAGAAACAACAATTCCAGCATGAAATTCGTCAGTCCTTAACCGGCAGCGCCCTGAGCTCTTCCAGTTCCCGTTGCTGACGTTCCACCTTTTTATTCAGTCCCTTGTTGGTCATTTTAAGGCGCAGCATGACCAGGCCGAATACCAGCCAGCCAATCAGAAAGCCGGCCACAAACACCACCGCCAGCAGGGAAGAAAGACGGTAATCTCCCTGGGCCAGCAAATAGTTAACGTGCACCAGCTGGTCGTTCTGGGAGCCCAGGGTCAGACCCACCGCAAAAAGGATCGCCAGAATTATCAGGCCAAAAACAATTTTCACCTTACCCTCTCAACATCCTGATTTTAGAGTAATTGGCATTATCCCGAAAAAGCCCGGGCTTCGCCAGCGCAGCCACCGGGAAAAGTGAGCTCACGCCGGGTTTACCCGCTCACGCAGCTCCTTGCCCGGTTTGAAATGGGGAACGTATTTCCCGTTGAGTTCCACCTTTTCACCGGTCTTGGGATTGCGGCCCAGGCGGGGAGCCCGATAATGCAGGGAGAAACTGCCGAAACCGCGAATTTCAATACGGTCACCCGATTGCAGCGTTGACGCCATTTGCTCCAGAATTTCCTTGATGGCGTTTTCCACTTCCTTGGCAGAAAGATGAGCATATTGCTCGGTCAGTCGTTCAATCAGGTCGGATTTTGTCATGATTCAGTCTCCGGAACACAAAACAAAAAGGGGCCATGAGGCCCCTTGTTTCAATACGGTCAGGCTTATTCGCCTTTTGCCGCCTTGAATGCTTCTGCCATGGCACTCAGACCAACAACTTCGTCTTGCTGGTTCAGGGTGTCGATAGCGGCCTTCTCTTCAGCTTCGTCCTTCGCGCGGATGGACAGGCTGACGGTGCGGTTCTTGCGATCGATGCCCATGAAGCGAGCTTCAACTTCTTCACCAGCGTTCAGCACGGTGGAGGCGTCTTCGATGCGGTCGCGGGAGATGTCGGCAACGCGGATGTAACCTTCCACGCCTTCTTCCAGCTCAACCACAGCGCCCTTGGCGTCAACGGCGGTGATGGTACCCTTAACGATAGCACCTTTCTTGTTGTCAGACAGGTACTTATTGAAAGGATCCTCGTCGATTTGCTTCACGCCCAGGCTGATGCGCTCACGCTCCGGATCGACCTGCAGCACAACGGCTTCGATCTCGTCGCCTTTCTTGAAATCACGAACGGCGTCATCACCGTTGGCGTTCCAGGAAATGTCGGACAGGTGAACCAGACCGTCGATGCCGCCATCCAGACCAATGAAGATACCGAAGTCGGTGATGGACTTGATCTTGCCGGAAACACGGTCGCCCTTGTTGTGGGTTTCTGCAAACAGCTGCCACGGGTTGGACTTGCACTGTTTGAGGCCCAGGGAGATACGACGACGCTCTTCGTCGATGTCCAGCACCATCACGTCTACGTTGTCGCCAACGGAAACCACTTTGGACGGGTGGATGTTCTTGTTGGTCCAGTCCATTTCGGACACGTGAACCAGGCCTTCTACGCCTTCTTCGATTTCAACGAAGCAGCCATAGTCGGTCAGGTTGGTCACGCGGCCGGCCAGACGGGTGCCTTCCGGGTAACGGTTGGCGATATCTACCCACGGATCTTCGCCCAGCTGCTTCAGACCCAGAGACACACGGGTGCGCTCGCGGTCGAACTTCAGCACCTTAACGTTGATTTCGTCGCCAACGTTCACGATCTCGGAAGGATGCTTAACGCGCTTCCAGGCCATGTCGGTGATGTGCAGCAGGCCATCGACGCCGCCCAGATCCACGAAAGCACCGTAGTCGGTCAGGTTCTTGACGATACCCTTGACTTCCTGGCCTTCCTGCAGGTTTTCCAGCAGTTGCTCGCGCTCGGCGCTGTTTTCGGTTTCGATCACGGCACGACGGGAAACCACCACGTTGTTACGCTTCTGGTCCAGCTTGATGACCTTGAACTCAAGCTCTTTGCCTTCCAGGTGAGTGGTGTCGCGAACCGGACGCACGTCTACCAGGGAGCCCGGCAGGAAGGCGCGAATGCTGTTCACTTCCACGGTGAAGCCACCCTTGACCTTGCCGTTGATCACGCCGGTCACGGTTTCTTCGTCTTCGTAGGCCTTTTCCAGCTGCAGCCAGGCTTCGTGACGCTTGGCTTTTTCACGGGACAGCTGAGTCTCACCGAAGCCATCTTCCACGGCATCCAGCGCTACGTCTACTTCATCGCCAACGCTGATTTCCAGCTCGCCCTGGGCGTTTTTGAACTGCTCGGCGGGAATGGCGGACTCGGACTTCAGACCGGCGTCAACCAGCACGATGCCGTTTTCAATGGCAACAACGGTGCCCTTGACGATGGAGCCCGGACGGGTTTCGAGTTCTTTCAGGGACTCTTCAAAGAGTTGAGCAAAAGATTCAGTCATATGATTAATGAATACACACTGTTTGAGTTGAACATCCACGGGGCATTCCGGCACACGTGGGGTGACTAACACATTCCGCCCTTCTTCCCTGAGGGTGGCATTGCCAAATGGCTTAACGACCAAGTTTAACCTTAGTATGACTCAGCACCCTGTCCAGCACGTCTGTTATGGAAAGGCTGGTGGAGTCGATAACCAAGGCGTCATCGGCCGCCTTGAGAGGCGCCACGGCCCGGTTTCTGTCCCGGTCGTCACGTTCCTGTATTTCGCTTAAAAGGCGGTCAAAACTAACATCAAAGCCCTTGTCTTGCAACTGCTTGAGGCGCCGGCGGGCACGCTCTTCGGCGCTGGCGTCGAGAAAGATTTTGACCTCCGCATCCGGGAACACCACGGTGCCCATGTCGCGCCCGTCGGCAATCAGGCCGGGCCGGGCGCGAAAGGCGCGCTGGCGGCGCAGCAGCGCTTCGCGTACCCTGGGAAAGGCCGCCACCTTGCTGGCCGCGTCGGCCACTTCCTGGGTGCGGATGTCCCGGGAAACGTCTTCGCCTTCCAGGATCACGCGGATTTCACCGCCTGCGGTCGGAAACTGCACGTCCAGGTGAGCTGCCAGGGGCATCAGGCCCGCTTCGTCATTCAGAGCCACGTTGTGGTGCAGGGCGGCCAGTGCCAGCACCCGGTAGATGGCGCCGGAATCGAGCAGGTGCCATTCCAGTTGCTCGGCCAACAGCTGGCAGAGGGTTCCCTTGCCGGCACCGCCCGGGCCATCCACAGTGATGACGGGAGCTTGTTCAGACATACATCCTCCAGTTAATCATGAGTCCGGGCACACCGCCTGAAGACGGGCGCCGCGCGGGCGGCATTATAACCAAGTTGTGCCACAAAGACAGGCATTACAAACAATTAACAAATGCCATGGCGCGATTGCGCCTATACCTGCCGGCCCATCCGCTTTACAATAACCGCCATTTTTTATTGATGAATTGACTCAAAGAGGAACGCCATGAGCAGTGTTACCCGAATGGCAAACTCCAAACTGCCTACTCCCTGGGGCACTTTTACCCTGGTCGGGTTTGAAGAAAAGGGCACGGGCAAGGATCATGCCGCCCTGGTCATGGGGGATGTCGGCAACGGTGAGCCGGTGCTGGCACGCATTCATTCCGAGTGCCTGACCGGCGACGCCCTGTTCAGCCTGCGTTGCGACTGTGGCTTTCAGTTACAGGCCGCGCTGGAGCGCATTGCCCGGGAAGGCCGGGGTGTATTGCTGTATGTGCGTCAGGAAGGCCGGGGCATTGGCCTGCTGAACAAGATCCACGCCTACCACCTGCAGGATCAGGGCAAGGACACGGTAGAAGCCAACGTGGAGCTGGGTTTTGCCGCCGACATGCGTGACTACACCATCTGTGCCGACATGCTGCGCAGCCTGGGGGTCAGCGAGCTTCGGCTGATGACCAACAACCCGCGCAAGGTCAAGGCGATGGAGAACTTCGGCATCAAGGTGGCCGAGCGCCTGCCGCTGCAGGAAGGCCGCAATCCCTTCAACGAGCATTACCTCGACACCAAGGCCGGCAAGCTGGGCCACATGCTGAAAGAGCAGGACTGAAAGTCCCTCTCCCCCGCCCCATGAGTCATACCGGCCCCGGGCCGGTATTTTTTTGCCCGGATTTGCCGGTGTGCCGGCTCAGGTAATCCACCATCTGCGACAGCCGAGTGATGCGGGCAAAGTCGGCTTCCGGAATAAGTATCCCCAGCTCCCGGCCCAGCGCCTCAACCAGCCGCAGAAAATCCATCGAGTCCAGATCGAGTGCATCTCTCATGTCTTCGTCCGGGTCCAGCTGTGCGGTATCGGCATCCGGTGCTATGTCCCGAATGTGGCGACAGACCAGCTCGGTCAGCGCTTGCTTGTCTTTCATTCCAGTTGCTCCGGCTGTTGCAATAAGTTGTCTATCCGGTTAAGCAAACGGGCGCCCTCGTGACCGTCACTCACCCTGTGGTCGGCGGCCAGGCTGAAACTGGCCTGGAGCATGGGCACTATGTTCTGCTGCTGTACCCAGGGAGCCAGGCGCACCCGACCCATGCCCAGCAGGGCCACTTGCGGCGGAAAGATCACCCCCTGAATGCGATCCACTCCCCGCTCCCCCAAACTGGACACGGTCACCGTCGCCTCCTGCAGTTCAGCGCTGCGCAGCCCTCCTTCCCGGGCCCGGATCACCTGATCCCGAAGGGCCGCCATCATTTGTGCCGCTCCCAGTAGGTGCGCGTCATGGATGGCCGGCACCACCAGCCCGCCCCGGCGCAGGTGGATGACGTTGCCCAGGTGCACCCGGGGTTCGCTGTAATAGTGACCGTCCCGGTAAAAACCGTTGAAGCGGGAAAACTCGGCCAGTGCTCGAGCCAGGGCACAGTAGACAAGGGCATTGACCAGCACCAGTTGTTCGGCGGGCTTGCCATGATTAAAGGCCGTGCACCAGGCCTGGGCCCGCGCCAGGGCAATATCCTGCTCCAGATAGTAATGGGGGATCTCCCGCTTGGAGCGACTCACCACATCGGCAATGGCCTGGCGCATTCGCGGCTCCGCTTCCTGCGGCTTTGAAGATGACGCCAACGCCTCGATATCCGCCAGCACCAGGGCGCCATCGGGTCCGCTGCCGGGTCCCAGACCACGCCAGTCGATGCCCAGCTGGCCGGCTCGCTGGCGGGCCGCCGGCGAAATGCGAACGGATCTCCCGGCAGCCGCCGGCCTGGTCGGTTCCGGCTCAGGCATATTCGGTACCCTGGGTTCTCTGACCGTTTCCTCCTGTTCGGCATCACCACTCAGGCGCAAGCGAGCGATGGGCTCACCCACCTGCAACGACTCACCTATCGGTGCCAGTAGTGTCTCAACTACGCCTTCGTCAAAGACCTCCAGATCAATCAGCCCCTTCATGGTGTCGATGGTGGCGATCACATCGCCCCGGTGCACCGCATCCCCGGGTTTCACCCGCCATTCCGCCACCGTGCCCTTGGCCATGTCGGATCCGAAGGATGGCATGCTGATGGTTTTGATCATTTTCCCACCACCCTGATGGCGGCAGCCACTATGCCCTCGACCTGGGGGGTGGCCGCCAGCTCCAGATGCCGGGGATAAGGGATCGGTACCTCTCTGCTACACACCCGCTGGGGCGGTGCATCCAGCGACCAGAAGCAATGCTCCGCCACCTGGGCGCAAATCTCGCCGGCCAGGCTGCCGGTGCGCCAGCCTTCGTCCACTACCAGCAGGCGCCGGGTCTTGTTGACCGAGGCAAACAGGGTGTCGCTATCGAGCGGACGCAAACAGCGCAGGTCCACCACCTCGGCGCTGATGCCCCAGCCTTGCAGCAACGCGGCCGCCTCCAGCGCTTTGGGCAGGGAGCCACCGTAGCTGACCAGGCTGAGATCCGTCCCTTGCCGGCGCACCAGTGCCCGGTGCATGTCGGGGCATTCCTCCGCCGTGGGGGCCGGCCCCGTCATGTTGTAGAGCAGCACATGCTCAAACAGCAGCACAGGATCGGGATCCGCCAGGGCCATCGCCAGCATGTAACGGGCATCGGCCAGGGTGGCCGGCGCCAGCACCTTGAGGCCGGGCACGTGGGCATACCAGTTTTCCAGACTGTGGGAATGCTGGGCCGCCAGCTGCCGGCCGGCGCCGCAGGCCATGCGGATCACCAGCGGCACTCCCAGCTGACCACCGGACATATGGCGCAGGGTGGCGGCATTGTTAACGATCTGATCCAGCGCCAGCAGGCTGAAATTGACCGTCATCACTTCCACAATGGGCCGCATGCCACCCAGCGCCGCGCCTATCCCCGCAC
This window contains:
- the ribA gene encoding GTP cyclohydrolase II, whose translation is MSSVTRMANSKLPTPWGTFTLVGFEEKGTGKDHAALVMGDVGNGEPVLARIHSECLTGDALFSLRCDCGFQLQAALERIAREGRGVLLYVRQEGRGIGLLNKIHAYHLQDQGKDTVEANVELGFAADMRDYTICADMLRSLGVSELRLMTNNPRKVKAMENFGIKVAERLPLQEGRNPFNEHYLDTKAGKLGHMLKEQD
- a CDS encoding acyl carrier protein — its product is MKDKQALTELVCRHIRDIAPDADTAQLDPDEDMRDALDLDSMDFLRLVEALGRELGILIPEADFARITRLSQMVDYLSRHTGKSGQKNTGPGPV
- a CDS encoding DUF3820 family protein translates to MAESVLPGLDQAGLLRIIRKPMPYGKYRGQPLLRLPLAYLCWMERKGWPEGALGAELALIYELKHNGLDQALYGWVRPEQQG
- a CDS encoding dihydrolipoamide acetyltransferase family protein; this encodes MIKTISMPSFGSDMAKGTVAEWRVKPGDAVHRGDVIATIDTMKGLIDLEVFDEGVVETLLAPIGESLQVGEPIARLRLSGDAEQEETVREPRVPNMPEPEPTRPAAAGRSVRISPAARQRAGQLGIDWRGLGPGSGPDGALVLADIEALASSSKPQEAEPRMRQAIADVVSRSKREIPHYYLEQDIALARAQAWCTAFNHGKPAEQLVLVNALVYCALARALAEFSRFNGFYRDGHYYSEPRVHLGNVIHLRRGGLVVPAIHDAHLLGAAQMMAALRDQVIRAREGGLRSAELQEATVTVSSLGERGVDRIQGVIFPPQVALLGMGRVRLAPWVQQQNIVPMLQASFSLAADHRVSDGHEGARLLNRIDNLLQQPEQLE
- the ihfB gene encoding integration host factor subunit beta, which translates into the protein MTKSDLIERLTEQYAHLSAKEVENAIKEILEQMASTLQSGDRIEIRGFGSFSLHYRAPRLGRNPKTGEKVELNGKYVPHFKPGKELRERVNPA
- the cmk gene encoding (d)CMP kinase; amino-acid sequence: MSEQAPVITVDGPGGAGKGTLCQLLAEQLEWHLLDSGAIYRVLALAALHHNVALNDEAGLMPLAAHLDVQFPTAGGEIRVILEGEDVSRDIRTQEVADAASKVAAFPRVREALLRRQRAFRARPGLIADGRDMGTVVFPDAEVKIFLDASAEERARRRLKQLQDKGFDVSFDRLLSEIQERDDRDRNRAVAPLKAADDALVIDSTSLSITDVLDRVLSHTKVKLGR
- the lapB gene encoding lipopolysaccharide assembly protein LapB — protein: MLELLFLLLPVAAAYGWYMGRRGVRQDVQKQSSQFSRQYVAGLNFLLSDEPDKAVDLFIQLLQVDSETIETHLALGNLFRTRGEVDRAIRIHQNLIARPNLSLEQRHLAMLELARDFFAAGLLDRAEQILSELKDDPDYEQDALELLMTLYQQLRDWEQAIAVATRLKKRQGSKALVPMGHFYCELAEQKWQRQDARGAITDLKKALKADPGCVRASMRLGAMHMAAGQWSQAAACLQQVFEQDRGFVSEVLADLQHCYHQLGQDDAFTSLLEQWVAADSGATAVLMLAERVAAREGQVSAEQLVLAHLQRTPTMKGFYRLMSYHAANAEHGRARASLEMLKALVAEQIKAKPSHRCGQCGFSARSLFWQCPSCKQWGTIKPVRGLDGE
- the pyrF gene encoding orotidine-5'-phosphate decarboxylase; this translates as MQTSHNGDPKVLIALDFADEQQARALVAQMSPTQCRLKVGKEMFTLFGPDFVRHLVAQGFDVFLDLKFHDIPNTVAKAVAAAAELGVWMVNVHASGGSRMMEAAKAALAPYGDRAPLLIAVTVLTSMTAEELTQTGVLRSPAEQVLALARLTQQAGLDGVVCSAQEASLLKSELGPDFKLVTPGIRPAGSEAGDQRRIMTPELALKAGSDYLVIGRPITQAADPAAALAAINASLHG
- a CDS encoding LapA family protein — translated: MKIVFGLIILAILFAVGLTLGSQNDQLVHVNYLLAQGDYRLSSLLAVVFVAGFLIGWLVFGLVMLRLKMTNKGLNKKVERQQRELEELRALPVKD
- a CDS encoding alpha-ketoacid dehydrogenase subunit beta, yielding MNMPDISYREAVREAIREAIRQDPRVFLMGEDVGHYGGCYAVTKGLLQEFGEQRVRDTPLSESGFVGAGIGAALGGMRPIVEVMTVNFSLLALDQIVNNAATLRHMSGGQLGVPLVIRMACGAGRQLAAQHSHSLENWYAHVPGLKVLAPATLADARYMLAMALADPDPVLLFEHVLLYNMTGPAPTAEECPDMHRALVRRQGTDLSLVSYGGSLPKALEAAALLQGWGISAEVVDLRCLRPLDSDTLFASVNKTRRLLVVDEGWRTGSLAGEICAQVAEHCFWSLDAPPQRVCSREVPIPYPRHLELAATPQVEGIVAAAIRVVGK
- the rpsA gene encoding 30S ribosomal protein S1 → MTESFAQLFEESLKELETRPGSIVKGTVVAIENGIVLVDAGLKSESAIPAEQFKNAQGELEISVGDEVDVALDAVEDGFGETQLSREKAKRHEAWLQLEKAYEDEETVTGVINGKVKGGFTVEVNSIRAFLPGSLVDVRPVRDTTHLEGKELEFKVIKLDQKRNNVVVSRRAVIETENSAEREQLLENLQEGQEVKGIVKNLTDYGAFVDLGGVDGLLHITDMAWKRVKHPSEIVNVGDEINVKVLKFDRERTRVSLGLKQLGEDPWVDIANRYPEGTRLAGRVTNLTDYGCFVEIEEGVEGLVHVSEMDWTNKNIHPSKVVSVGDNVDVMVLDIDEERRRISLGLKQCKSNPWQLFAETHNKGDRVSGKIKSITDFGIFIGLDGGIDGLVHLSDISWNANGDDAVRDFKKGDEIEAVVLQVDPERERISLGVKQIDEDPFNKYLSDNKKGAIVKGTITAVDAKGAVVELEEGVEGYIRVADISRDRIEDASTVLNAGEEVEARFMGIDRKNRTVSLSIRAKDEAEEKAAIDTLNQQDEVVGLSAMAEAFKAAKGE